Proteins found in one Ornithorhynchus anatinus isolate Pmale09 chromosome 8, mOrnAna1.pri.v4, whole genome shotgun sequence genomic segment:
- the PPP1R3D gene encoding protein phosphatase 1 regulatory subunit 3D, with product MEDGARGPGSLLVSPAGLRRPVPRAAPRSLSCLAELDRDGARDLPVREPEVGEGRRRAAGPPDLRPIMRRRARSLPSSPERRKKAAGGAGPRCRAGCSRQHRVRFADALGLELTQVKVFNAGDDPAVPLHVLSRLSLDSDLCCGGGGGGGGGGGSSPELEFTMRCLVPDFPQPADEDDFFDRLRRDKVRLERVTSSDLGISGTVRVLNVAFEKQVSVRYTFNRWRAQLEAAARWRSSAGEADLFSFCFPVPPFLLPGLGSAVQFAVRYRVGEDEYWDNNGGRDYSLVCRSHPLRMPRECEESWIHFI from the coding sequence AtggaggacggggcccggggcccggggtcccTGCTCGTGTCGCCCGCGGGTCTCCGGCGGCCGGTCCCCCGGGCGGCCCCGAGGAGCCTCAGCTGCCTCGCCGAGCTGGAccgggacggggcccgggacCTGCCCGTCCGGGAGCCGGAggtcggggaggggcggcggcgggcggcggggcctccCGACTTGCGGCCCATCATGCGGCGGCGGGCCCGCTCCCTGCCCAGCTCGCCGGAGCGCCGCAAAAaggcggcgggcggcgcggggccCCGCTGCCGGGCGGGCTGCAGCCGGCAGCACCGGGTGCGCTTCGCCGACGCCCTGGGGCTGGAGCTCACTCAGGTCAAGGTGTTCAACGCCGGCGACGACCCGGCCGTCCCCCTGCACGTCCTGTCTCGCCTGTCTCTCGACTCGGATCtctgctgcggcggcggcggcggcggcggcggcggcgggggcagcAGCCCCGAGCTGGAGTTCACCATGCGGTGTCTGGTCCCGGATTTCCCCCAGCCGGCGGACGAGGACGACTTCTTCGACCGGTTGCGCAGGGACAAGGTCCGCCTGGAGCGGGTGACCAGCTCCGACCTGGGCATCAGCGGCACGGTGCGGGTGCTCAACGTGGCCTTCGAGAAGCAGGTGAGCGTCCGCTACACCTTCAACCGCTGGCGGGCCCAGCTGGAGGCGGCGGCCCGCTGGAGGAGCAGCGCCGGCGAGGCCGatctcttctccttctgcttccccgTGCCCCCCTTCCTGCTCCCCGGCCTCGGCTCCGCCGTCCAGTTCGCCGTGCGCTACCGGGTCGGGGAGGACGAGTACTGGGACAACAACGGAGGGAGGGACTACAGCCTCGTCTGCCGCAGCCACCCTCTCCGGATGCCCAGGGAGTGCGAGGAGAGCTGGATCCACTTCATCTGA